A stretch of the Takifugu flavidus isolate HTHZ2018 chromosome 1, ASM371156v2, whole genome shotgun sequence genome encodes the following:
- the LOC130528631 gene encoding liprin-alpha-3-like isoform X1: MMMCEVMPTISEDGRSGTGGGPSSPASAGVGGPGGAMGGGGFGGRESRGGGDEGGSTGNLESLMVNMLTERERLLENLRETQESLGTAQLRLRELGHEKESLQRQLSIALPQEFAVLTKELNVCREQLLEREEEIAELKAERNNTRLLLEHLECLVSRHERSLRMTVVKRQAQSPAGVSSEVEVLKALKSLFEHHKALDEKVRERLRVALERVSMLEDQLAASSQEVISLRDQIKRRQQGVDGGKDRLPNGPSSGLEDSELERQREGEIERQRAELSQLRERLALMCRQVGEIEEQLAAARREVTKSEEANQKLQREVKEALCQREDMEERITTLERRYLSAQREATSLHDIKDKLENELASKESLHRQSEEKNRQLQERLDEAKQKLQQTLQRAETLPEIEAQLAQRVAALNKAEERHGNFEERLRQMEAQLEEKNQELQRARQREKMNDEHNKRLSDTVDKLLSESNERLQLHLKERMAALEEKNALSEELSNMKKIQDDLLANKEQLLAELERLQLEVDQLRGRPSSSYSRAGSVSSLPSTLFRRSLPGSASELRYPQGGSLPSSYSNATGGVVVRRTHHGRWGPTDGNKYGEWDSGGMLGPGFEGGEGGCSDDEDDRETLFGSELLSPSGQTDVQTLAIMLQEQLEAINKEIKLIQEEKESTELRAGEIESRVSSVALDASSLPPTSLGRDSLGRGYMTPSITSSTLASPSPPSSGHSTPRLPHSPARETDRQNSKEGEECRALALIDSTPPPVPRALRLDRMTHTHPGAGLDDHREFRSLSADGVTTASQDSLHKASKKKSIKSSIGRLFGKKEKGRVGAPGRESASLASTPSDDLGSADPLGLTKLGTGTVEKDRRSKKKHDLLEEACRQGLPFASWDGPTVVTWLELWVGMPAWYVAACRANVKSGAIMANLSDTEIQREIGISNPLHRLKLRLAIQEMVSLTSPSAPASTRSSTSNIWMTHAEMESLTAATKPEQKEFSWDQILAYGDMNHEWVGNEWLPSLGLPQYRSYFMESLVDARMLDHLTKKELRGQLKMVDSFHRVSLHYGIMCLKRLNYDRKELERKRDESQHQNQDVMVWSNERVMCWVQSIGLKEFADNLLESGVHGALLALDDTFDYTDLALLLQIPNQNTQARQLLEKEYNALISMGTERRPDEDGTKTFTRSPSWRKMFREKDLRGVTSDSAETLPANFRASAIATPSVTLRKVQSEVNSSVRGESASVRTYSC; the protein is encoded by the exons ATGATGATGTGCGAGGTGATGCCCACCATTTCTGAGGATGGGCGAAGTGGAACCGGTGGGGGCCCCTCATCGCCTGCCAGCGCAGGAGTTGGAGGGCCCGGGGGTGCAATGGGAGGGGGAGGCTTTGGCGGAAGGGAGTCCCGAGGCGGAGGAGACGAAGGAGGCAGCACGGGGAACCTGGAATCTTTGATGGTCAACAtgctgacagagagagagaggctcctGGAGAACCTAAGGGAGACACAGGAGAGCCTGGGAACAGCTCAGCTCCGTCTCCGTGAGCTGGGACACGAGAAGGAGTCACTTCAGAGGCAGCTGTCTATTGCCCTGCCACAG GAGTTTGCTGTGTTGACTAAAGAGCTGAACGTTTGCCGGGAGCAGCtcctggagagggaggaggagattgCCGAGCTCAAGGCAGAGAGGAACAACACACGT TTGCTGCTGGAACACCTGGAGTGTCTGGTGTCTCGGCATGAGCGCAGTCTGAGGATGACAGTGGTGAAGCGACAAGCCCAGTCCCCAGCGGGGGTCTCCAGTGAGGTGGAAGTCCTCAAGGCCCTCAAATCTCTATTTGAGCATCACAAGGCTCTGGATGAGAAG GTCCGAGAACGGCTCCGGGTGGCCCTTGAGCGCGTGTCGATGCTAGAGGATCAGCTTGCAGCTTCTTCACAAGAG GTAATCTCTTTAAGAGACCAAATTAAAAGACGTCAACAAGGGGTGGACGGCGGGAAAGAT CGGTTACCCAATGGTCCTTCCTCTGGTCTGGAAGATAGTGAGCTAGAAAGACAGCGGGAAGGAGAGATAGAGCGTCAGAGAGCGGAGCTCTCCCAGCTGCGGGAGAGGCTGGCCCTCATGTGTCGGCAG GTTGGAGAAATAGAGGAACAGCTTGCGGCAGCCAGGAGGGAGGTGACAAAGTCGGAGGAAGCCAATCAGAAACTCCAGAGGGAGGTCAAAGAG GCTCTCTGTCAAagggaggacatggaggagagaATTACAACACTGGAACGCAG GTATCTCAGTGCTCAGAGGGAGGCAACATCTCTGCACGACATCAAAGACAAGCTAGAGAATGAACTCGCAAGCAAGGAGTCGCTGCACCGACAG AGTGAAGAGAAGAACAGACAGCTGCAAGAACGTCTGGATGAAGCCAAGCAGAAGCTCCAGCAAACCCTGCAGAGGGCTGAGACCCTGCCTGAGATTGAGGCCCAGCTTGCCCAAAGGGTTGCCGCTCTCAATAAG GCAGAGGAGCGACATGGAAACTTTGAGGAGCGACTGCGGCAAATGGAAGCTCAGCTTGAGGAGAAGAACCAGGAACTCCAGAGG GCACgacagagggagaagatgaaTGACGAGCACAACAAACGCCTCTCAGACACGGTCGACAAACTTCTGTCAGAATCCAACgagaggctgcagctccacctcAAAGAGAGGATGGCAGCGCTGGAGGAGAAG AATGCTCTCTCGGAAGAACTGTCCAACATGAAAAAAATACAGGATGATCTTCTCGCTAATAAG GAGCAACTGCTTGCTGAGCTGGAGCGCCTCCAACTGGAGGTAGACCAACTGAGAGGGAGACCCAGCTCCTCTTATTCCAG GGCGGGCAGCGTGAGCTCTCTTCCCTCCACACTTTTCCGAAGATCACTACCAGGAAGCGCCTCAGAGCTGCGGTACCCTCAGGGAGGCTCGCTCCCATCCAGCTACAGCAATGCTACAGGTGGCGTGGTGGTCAGGCGCACACACCACGGCCGCTGGGGACCCACTGATGGCAACAAG TATGGCGAGTGGGACAGTGGAGGCATGCTGGGACCCGGGTTTGAGGGTGGAGAGGGCGGCTGCTCTGACGACGAGGATGACAGGGAGACATTGTTTGGATCAGAACTGCTGTCTCCCAGCGGTCAGACAGATGTACAGACTTTGGCCATCATGCTACAGGAACAACTGGAGGCCATTAACAAGGAGATTAA GCTGatccaggaggagaaggaaagcaCCGAGCTGAGGGCGGGAGAGATAGAGAGTCGGGTTAGCAGCGTGGCCCTCGATGCCTCATCACTTCCTCCCACTTCACTGGGGCGGGACAGCCTAGGGAGAGGGTACATGACGCCCTCTATCACCTCCTCCACGCTGGcctccccctcaccccccagTTCAGGACATTCCACCCCTCGCCTGCCACACTCTCCTGCCAGGGAGACTGACAGACAG AATAGtaaagaaggagaagaatgCAGGGCACTTGCCCTGATAGACTCCACCCCTCCGCCTGTTCCTCGAGCTCTACGATTGGACAGaatgacacacactcacccaggGGCGGGGCTTGATGACCACCGTGAATTTCGAAG TCTCTCTGCTGATGGTGTCACCACAGCCAGTCAAGATTCTCTTCACAAAGCcagcaaaaagaaaagcatCAAGTCGTCTATCGGTCGGCTGTTTGGCAAAAAGGAAAAGGGGAGAGTCGGTGCTCCTGGCCGGGAATCTGCCTCACTGG CCTCAACACCCTCAGATGATCTGGGTTCAGCTGACCCCTTAGGACTGACTAAACTTGGAACTGGAACAGTGGAGAAAGATCGCCGTAGCAAAAAGAA ACATGACTTGCTAGAGGAGGCGTGTCGTCAGGGCCTTCCTTTTGCATCATGGGATGGCCCAACTGTTGTGACATGGCTCGAG CTGTGGGTCGGGATGCCTGCGTGGTACGTGGCCGCATGCCGTGCCAACGTAAAGAGCGGCGCAATCATGGCCAATCTGTCAGACACGGAGATTCAGAGGGAGATTGGCATCAGCAACCCTCTGCACAGGCTCAAGCTCCGCTTGGCCATCCAGGAAATGGTGTCCCTCACGAGCCCCTCGGCGCCCGCCAGCACTCGCTCA tccACTAGTAATATATGGATGACACACGCAGAGATGGAGTCTCTCACTGCTGCCACCAAGCCA gaacaaaaggagTTCAGCTGGGATCAG ATCCTTGCCTATGGAGACATGAACCACGAGTGGGTGGGAAATGAATGGCTGCCCAGCCTGGGTCTGCCCCAGTACCGCTCTTATTTCATGGAGTCACTGGTGGATGCTCGCATGCTTGACCACCTGACCAAGAAAGAACTGAGGGGCCAGCTGAAGATGGTGGACAGTTTCCACAG AGTGAGTCTACACTATGGTATCATGTGTTTGAAGCGCTTGAACTATGAcaggaaagagctggagaggaagagggatgaAAGTCAACACCAGAACCAAG ATGTAATGGTGTGGTCCAATGAGCGAGTCATGTGTTGGGTGCAGTCTATCGGCTTGAAAGAGTTTGCTGACAACCTGTTAGAAAGTGGCGTGCACGGGGCACTCTTGGCATTAGATGACACCTTTGACTACACTGATCTGGCCCTCCTCCTTCAGATACCTAACCAGAACACGCAG GCAAGGCAACTTCTAGAGAAGGAGTACAATGCTCTCATCTCCATGGGAACAGAGCGAAGGCCAGATGAG GATGGCACAAAAACATTTACACGTTCCCCATCCTGGAGGAAGATGTTCAGGGAGAAAGACCTCCGCGGCGTGACCTCTGACTCCGCAGAAACGTTACCTGCCAACTTCCGTGCCTCGGCCATCGCGACCCCCTCCGTGACGCTGAGAAAAGTCCAAAGTGAAG TAAACTCCAGTGTGAGGGGAGAGTCGGCCTCTGTAAGAACATACTCCTGCTAA
- the LOC130528631 gene encoding liprin-alpha-3-like isoform X3: MMMCEVMPTISEDGRSGTGGGPSSPASAGVGGPGGAMGGGGFGGRESRGGGDEGGSTGNLESLMVNMLTERERLLENLRETQESLGTAQLRLRELGHEKESLQRQLSIALPQEFAVLTKELNVCREQLLEREEEIAELKAERNNTRLLLEHLECLVSRHERSLRMTVVKRQAQSPAGVSSEVEVLKALKSLFEHHKALDEKVRERLRVALERVSMLEDQLAASSQEVISLRDQIKRRQQGVDGGKDRLPNGPSSGLEDSELERQREGEIERQRAELSQLRERLALMCRQVGEIEEQLAAARREVTKSEEANQKLQREVKEALCQREDMEERITTLERRYLSAQREATSLHDIKDKLENELASKESLHRQSEEKNRQLQERLDEAKQKLQQTLQRAETLPEIEAQLAQRVAALNKAEERHGNFEERLRQMEAQLEEKNQELQRARQREKMNDEHNKRLSDTVDKLLSESNERLQLHLKERMAALEEKNALSEELSNMKKIQDDLLANKEQLLAELERLQLEVDQLRGRPSSSYSRAGSVSSLPSTLFRRSLPGSASELRYPQGGSLPSSYSNATGGVVVRRTHHGRWGPTDGNKYGEWDSGGMLGPGFEGGEGGCSDDEDDRETLFGSELLSPSGQTDVQTLAIMLQEQLEAINKEIKLIQEEKESTELRAGEIESRVSSVALDASSLPPTSLGRDSLGRGYMTPSITSSTLASPSPPSSGHSTPRLPHSPARETDRQNSKEGEECRALALIDSTPPPVPRALRLDRMTHTHPGAGLDDHREFRSLSADGVTTASQDSLHKASKKKSIKSSIGRLFGKKEKGRVGAPGRESASLASTPSDDLGSADPLGLTKLGTGTVEKDRRSKKKHDLLEEACRQGLPFASWDGPTVVTWLELWVGMPAWYVAACRANVKSGAIMANLSDTEIQREIGISNPLHRLKLRLAIQEMVSLTSPSAPASTRSSTSNIWMTHAEMESLTAATKPASVLLLSLNIPSKSGLM, encoded by the exons ATGATGATGTGCGAGGTGATGCCCACCATTTCTGAGGATGGGCGAAGTGGAACCGGTGGGGGCCCCTCATCGCCTGCCAGCGCAGGAGTTGGAGGGCCCGGGGGTGCAATGGGAGGGGGAGGCTTTGGCGGAAGGGAGTCCCGAGGCGGAGGAGACGAAGGAGGCAGCACGGGGAACCTGGAATCTTTGATGGTCAACAtgctgacagagagagagaggctcctGGAGAACCTAAGGGAGACACAGGAGAGCCTGGGAACAGCTCAGCTCCGTCTCCGTGAGCTGGGACACGAGAAGGAGTCACTTCAGAGGCAGCTGTCTATTGCCCTGCCACAG GAGTTTGCTGTGTTGACTAAAGAGCTGAACGTTTGCCGGGAGCAGCtcctggagagggaggaggagattgCCGAGCTCAAGGCAGAGAGGAACAACACACGT TTGCTGCTGGAACACCTGGAGTGTCTGGTGTCTCGGCATGAGCGCAGTCTGAGGATGACAGTGGTGAAGCGACAAGCCCAGTCCCCAGCGGGGGTCTCCAGTGAGGTGGAAGTCCTCAAGGCCCTCAAATCTCTATTTGAGCATCACAAGGCTCTGGATGAGAAG GTCCGAGAACGGCTCCGGGTGGCCCTTGAGCGCGTGTCGATGCTAGAGGATCAGCTTGCAGCTTCTTCACAAGAG GTAATCTCTTTAAGAGACCAAATTAAAAGACGTCAACAAGGGGTGGACGGCGGGAAAGAT CGGTTACCCAATGGTCCTTCCTCTGGTCTGGAAGATAGTGAGCTAGAAAGACAGCGGGAAGGAGAGATAGAGCGTCAGAGAGCGGAGCTCTCCCAGCTGCGGGAGAGGCTGGCCCTCATGTGTCGGCAG GTTGGAGAAATAGAGGAACAGCTTGCGGCAGCCAGGAGGGAGGTGACAAAGTCGGAGGAAGCCAATCAGAAACTCCAGAGGGAGGTCAAAGAG GCTCTCTGTCAAagggaggacatggaggagagaATTACAACACTGGAACGCAG GTATCTCAGTGCTCAGAGGGAGGCAACATCTCTGCACGACATCAAAGACAAGCTAGAGAATGAACTCGCAAGCAAGGAGTCGCTGCACCGACAG AGTGAAGAGAAGAACAGACAGCTGCAAGAACGTCTGGATGAAGCCAAGCAGAAGCTCCAGCAAACCCTGCAGAGGGCTGAGACCCTGCCTGAGATTGAGGCCCAGCTTGCCCAAAGGGTTGCCGCTCTCAATAAG GCAGAGGAGCGACATGGAAACTTTGAGGAGCGACTGCGGCAAATGGAAGCTCAGCTTGAGGAGAAGAACCAGGAACTCCAGAGG GCACgacagagggagaagatgaaTGACGAGCACAACAAACGCCTCTCAGACACGGTCGACAAACTTCTGTCAGAATCCAACgagaggctgcagctccacctcAAAGAGAGGATGGCAGCGCTGGAGGAGAAG AATGCTCTCTCGGAAGAACTGTCCAACATGAAAAAAATACAGGATGATCTTCTCGCTAATAAG GAGCAACTGCTTGCTGAGCTGGAGCGCCTCCAACTGGAGGTAGACCAACTGAGAGGGAGACCCAGCTCCTCTTATTCCAG GGCGGGCAGCGTGAGCTCTCTTCCCTCCACACTTTTCCGAAGATCACTACCAGGAAGCGCCTCAGAGCTGCGGTACCCTCAGGGAGGCTCGCTCCCATCCAGCTACAGCAATGCTACAGGTGGCGTGGTGGTCAGGCGCACACACCACGGCCGCTGGGGACCCACTGATGGCAACAAG TATGGCGAGTGGGACAGTGGAGGCATGCTGGGACCCGGGTTTGAGGGTGGAGAGGGCGGCTGCTCTGACGACGAGGATGACAGGGAGACATTGTTTGGATCAGAACTGCTGTCTCCCAGCGGTCAGACAGATGTACAGACTTTGGCCATCATGCTACAGGAACAACTGGAGGCCATTAACAAGGAGATTAA GCTGatccaggaggagaaggaaagcaCCGAGCTGAGGGCGGGAGAGATAGAGAGTCGGGTTAGCAGCGTGGCCCTCGATGCCTCATCACTTCCTCCCACTTCACTGGGGCGGGACAGCCTAGGGAGAGGGTACATGACGCCCTCTATCACCTCCTCCACGCTGGcctccccctcaccccccagTTCAGGACATTCCACCCCTCGCCTGCCACACTCTCCTGCCAGGGAGACTGACAGACAG AATAGtaaagaaggagaagaatgCAGGGCACTTGCCCTGATAGACTCCACCCCTCCGCCTGTTCCTCGAGCTCTACGATTGGACAGaatgacacacactcacccaggGGCGGGGCTTGATGACCACCGTGAATTTCGAAG TCTCTCTGCTGATGGTGTCACCACAGCCAGTCAAGATTCTCTTCACAAAGCcagcaaaaagaaaagcatCAAGTCGTCTATCGGTCGGCTGTTTGGCAAAAAGGAAAAGGGGAGAGTCGGTGCTCCTGGCCGGGAATCTGCCTCACTGG CCTCAACACCCTCAGATGATCTGGGTTCAGCTGACCCCTTAGGACTGACTAAACTTGGAACTGGAACAGTGGAGAAAGATCGCCGTAGCAAAAAGAA ACATGACTTGCTAGAGGAGGCGTGTCGTCAGGGCCTTCCTTTTGCATCATGGGATGGCCCAACTGTTGTGACATGGCTCGAG CTGTGGGTCGGGATGCCTGCGTGGTACGTGGCCGCATGCCGTGCCAACGTAAAGAGCGGCGCAATCATGGCCAATCTGTCAGACACGGAGATTCAGAGGGAGATTGGCATCAGCAACCCTCTGCACAGGCTCAAGCTCCGCTTGGCCATCCAGGAAATGGTGTCCCTCACGAGCCCCTCGGCGCCCGCCAGCACTCGCTCA tccACTAGTAATATATGGATGACACACGCAGAGATGGAGTCTCTCACTGCTGCCACCAAGCCA GCAAGCGTTCTCCTCCTTTCCCTTAATATTCCCTCAAAGTCTGGTttgatgtga
- the LOC130528631 gene encoding liprin-alpha-3-like isoform X2, whose amino-acid sequence MMMCEVMPTISEDGRSGTGGGPSSPASAGVGGPGGAMGGGGFGGRESRGGGDEGGSTGNLESLMVNMLTERERLLENLRETQESLGTAQLRLRELGHEKESLQRQLSIALPQEFAVLTKELNVCREQLLEREEEIAELKAERNNTRLLLEHLECLVSRHERSLRMTVVKRQAQSPAGVSSEVEVLKALKSLFEHHKALDEKVRERLRVALERVSMLEDQLAASSQERLPNGPSSGLEDSELERQREGEIERQRAELSQLRERLALMCRQVGEIEEQLAAARREVTKSEEANQKLQREVKEALCQREDMEERITTLERRYLSAQREATSLHDIKDKLENELASKESLHRQSEEKNRQLQERLDEAKQKLQQTLQRAETLPEIEAQLAQRVAALNKAEERHGNFEERLRQMEAQLEEKNQELQRARQREKMNDEHNKRLSDTVDKLLSESNERLQLHLKERMAALEEKNALSEELSNMKKIQDDLLANKEQLLAELERLQLEVDQLRGRPSSSYSRAGSVSSLPSTLFRRSLPGSASELRYPQGGSLPSSYSNATGGVVVRRTHHGRWGPTDGNKYGEWDSGGMLGPGFEGGEGGCSDDEDDRETLFGSELLSPSGQTDVQTLAIMLQEQLEAINKEIKLIQEEKESTELRAGEIESRVSSVALDASSLPPTSLGRDSLGRGYMTPSITSSTLASPSPPSSGHSTPRLPHSPARETDRQNSKEGEECRALALIDSTPPPVPRALRLDRMTHTHPGAGLDDHREFRSLSADGVTTASQDSLHKASKKKSIKSSIGRLFGKKEKGRVGAPGRESASLASTPSDDLGSADPLGLTKLGTGTVEKDRRSKKKHDLLEEACRQGLPFASWDGPTVVTWLELWVGMPAWYVAACRANVKSGAIMANLSDTEIQREIGISNPLHRLKLRLAIQEMVSLTSPSAPASTRSSTSNIWMTHAEMESLTAATKPEQKEFSWDQILAYGDMNHEWVGNEWLPSLGLPQYRSYFMESLVDARMLDHLTKKELRGQLKMVDSFHRVSLHYGIMCLKRLNYDRKELERKRDESQHQNQDVMVWSNERVMCWVQSIGLKEFADNLLESGVHGALLALDDTFDYTDLALLLQIPNQNTQARQLLEKEYNALISMGTERRPDEDGTKTFTRSPSWRKMFREKDLRGVTSDSAETLPANFRASAIATPSVTLRKVQSEVNSSVRGESASVRTYSC is encoded by the exons ATGATGATGTGCGAGGTGATGCCCACCATTTCTGAGGATGGGCGAAGTGGAACCGGTGGGGGCCCCTCATCGCCTGCCAGCGCAGGAGTTGGAGGGCCCGGGGGTGCAATGGGAGGGGGAGGCTTTGGCGGAAGGGAGTCCCGAGGCGGAGGAGACGAAGGAGGCAGCACGGGGAACCTGGAATCTTTGATGGTCAACAtgctgacagagagagagaggctcctGGAGAACCTAAGGGAGACACAGGAGAGCCTGGGAACAGCTCAGCTCCGTCTCCGTGAGCTGGGACACGAGAAGGAGTCACTTCAGAGGCAGCTGTCTATTGCCCTGCCACAG GAGTTTGCTGTGTTGACTAAAGAGCTGAACGTTTGCCGGGAGCAGCtcctggagagggaggaggagattgCCGAGCTCAAGGCAGAGAGGAACAACACACGT TTGCTGCTGGAACACCTGGAGTGTCTGGTGTCTCGGCATGAGCGCAGTCTGAGGATGACAGTGGTGAAGCGACAAGCCCAGTCCCCAGCGGGGGTCTCCAGTGAGGTGGAAGTCCTCAAGGCCCTCAAATCTCTATTTGAGCATCACAAGGCTCTGGATGAGAAG GTCCGAGAACGGCTCCGGGTGGCCCTTGAGCGCGTGTCGATGCTAGAGGATCAGCTTGCAGCTTCTTCACAAGAG CGGTTACCCAATGGTCCTTCCTCTGGTCTGGAAGATAGTGAGCTAGAAAGACAGCGGGAAGGAGAGATAGAGCGTCAGAGAGCGGAGCTCTCCCAGCTGCGGGAGAGGCTGGCCCTCATGTGTCGGCAG GTTGGAGAAATAGAGGAACAGCTTGCGGCAGCCAGGAGGGAGGTGACAAAGTCGGAGGAAGCCAATCAGAAACTCCAGAGGGAGGTCAAAGAG GCTCTCTGTCAAagggaggacatggaggagagaATTACAACACTGGAACGCAG GTATCTCAGTGCTCAGAGGGAGGCAACATCTCTGCACGACATCAAAGACAAGCTAGAGAATGAACTCGCAAGCAAGGAGTCGCTGCACCGACAG AGTGAAGAGAAGAACAGACAGCTGCAAGAACGTCTGGATGAAGCCAAGCAGAAGCTCCAGCAAACCCTGCAGAGGGCTGAGACCCTGCCTGAGATTGAGGCCCAGCTTGCCCAAAGGGTTGCCGCTCTCAATAAG GCAGAGGAGCGACATGGAAACTTTGAGGAGCGACTGCGGCAAATGGAAGCTCAGCTTGAGGAGAAGAACCAGGAACTCCAGAGG GCACgacagagggagaagatgaaTGACGAGCACAACAAACGCCTCTCAGACACGGTCGACAAACTTCTGTCAGAATCCAACgagaggctgcagctccacctcAAAGAGAGGATGGCAGCGCTGGAGGAGAAG AATGCTCTCTCGGAAGAACTGTCCAACATGAAAAAAATACAGGATGATCTTCTCGCTAATAAG GAGCAACTGCTTGCTGAGCTGGAGCGCCTCCAACTGGAGGTAGACCAACTGAGAGGGAGACCCAGCTCCTCTTATTCCAG GGCGGGCAGCGTGAGCTCTCTTCCCTCCACACTTTTCCGAAGATCACTACCAGGAAGCGCCTCAGAGCTGCGGTACCCTCAGGGAGGCTCGCTCCCATCCAGCTACAGCAATGCTACAGGTGGCGTGGTGGTCAGGCGCACACACCACGGCCGCTGGGGACCCACTGATGGCAACAAG TATGGCGAGTGGGACAGTGGAGGCATGCTGGGACCCGGGTTTGAGGGTGGAGAGGGCGGCTGCTCTGACGACGAGGATGACAGGGAGACATTGTTTGGATCAGAACTGCTGTCTCCCAGCGGTCAGACAGATGTACAGACTTTGGCCATCATGCTACAGGAACAACTGGAGGCCATTAACAAGGAGATTAA GCTGatccaggaggagaaggaaagcaCCGAGCTGAGGGCGGGAGAGATAGAGAGTCGGGTTAGCAGCGTGGCCCTCGATGCCTCATCACTTCCTCCCACTTCACTGGGGCGGGACAGCCTAGGGAGAGGGTACATGACGCCCTCTATCACCTCCTCCACGCTGGcctccccctcaccccccagTTCAGGACATTCCACCCCTCGCCTGCCACACTCTCCTGCCAGGGAGACTGACAGACAG AATAGtaaagaaggagaagaatgCAGGGCACTTGCCCTGATAGACTCCACCCCTCCGCCTGTTCCTCGAGCTCTACGATTGGACAGaatgacacacactcacccaggGGCGGGGCTTGATGACCACCGTGAATTTCGAAG TCTCTCTGCTGATGGTGTCACCACAGCCAGTCAAGATTCTCTTCACAAAGCcagcaaaaagaaaagcatCAAGTCGTCTATCGGTCGGCTGTTTGGCAAAAAGGAAAAGGGGAGAGTCGGTGCTCCTGGCCGGGAATCTGCCTCACTGG CCTCAACACCCTCAGATGATCTGGGTTCAGCTGACCCCTTAGGACTGACTAAACTTGGAACTGGAACAGTGGAGAAAGATCGCCGTAGCAAAAAGAA ACATGACTTGCTAGAGGAGGCGTGTCGTCAGGGCCTTCCTTTTGCATCATGGGATGGCCCAACTGTTGTGACATGGCTCGAG CTGTGGGTCGGGATGCCTGCGTGGTACGTGGCCGCATGCCGTGCCAACGTAAAGAGCGGCGCAATCATGGCCAATCTGTCAGACACGGAGATTCAGAGGGAGATTGGCATCAGCAACCCTCTGCACAGGCTCAAGCTCCGCTTGGCCATCCAGGAAATGGTGTCCCTCACGAGCCCCTCGGCGCCCGCCAGCACTCGCTCA tccACTAGTAATATATGGATGACACACGCAGAGATGGAGTCTCTCACTGCTGCCACCAAGCCA gaacaaaaggagTTCAGCTGGGATCAG ATCCTTGCCTATGGAGACATGAACCACGAGTGGGTGGGAAATGAATGGCTGCCCAGCCTGGGTCTGCCCCAGTACCGCTCTTATTTCATGGAGTCACTGGTGGATGCTCGCATGCTTGACCACCTGACCAAGAAAGAACTGAGGGGCCAGCTGAAGATGGTGGACAGTTTCCACAG AGTGAGTCTACACTATGGTATCATGTGTTTGAAGCGCTTGAACTATGAcaggaaagagctggagaggaagagggatgaAAGTCAACACCAGAACCAAG ATGTAATGGTGTGGTCCAATGAGCGAGTCATGTGTTGGGTGCAGTCTATCGGCTTGAAAGAGTTTGCTGACAACCTGTTAGAAAGTGGCGTGCACGGGGCACTCTTGGCATTAGATGACACCTTTGACTACACTGATCTGGCCCTCCTCCTTCAGATACCTAACCAGAACACGCAG GCAAGGCAACTTCTAGAGAAGGAGTACAATGCTCTCATCTCCATGGGAACAGAGCGAAGGCCAGATGAG GATGGCACAAAAACATTTACACGTTCCCCATCCTGGAGGAAGATGTTCAGGGAGAAAGACCTCCGCGGCGTGACCTCTGACTCCGCAGAAACGTTACCTGCCAACTTCCGTGCCTCGGCCATCGCGACCCCCTCCGTGACGCTGAGAAAAGTCCAAAGTGAAG TAAACTCCAGTGTGAGGGGAGAGTCGGCCTCTGTAAGAACATACTCCTGCTAA